The following proteins are co-located in the Longimicrobium sp. genome:
- a CDS encoding helix-turn-helix transcriptional regulator yields MATMNERRAVGHRIRALRERMGWDREELARRVGVHAGSIARWETGGAVPHAYTLERIAELGGTTGEWLRTGSAASSPAPGAAAAEGGARGGMEREAEDLFGSFDAMVRFVGGIAPAGEERLRKLDALEGLRRMLTARGVLPGWWYDLRDRVESGEL; encoded by the coding sequence ATGGCGACGATGAACGAACGGCGGGCGGTGGGCCACCGCATCCGCGCCCTGCGCGAGCGGATGGGGTGGGACCGCGAGGAGCTGGCCCGCCGGGTGGGGGTGCACGCGGGCTCGATCGCGCGCTGGGAGACGGGCGGCGCGGTGCCGCACGCGTACACGCTGGAGCGGATCGCGGAGCTGGGCGGCACCACGGGGGAGTGGCTGCGCACGGGGTCGGCCGCGTCGTCGCCGGCGCCGGGAGCCGCCGCGGCGGAGGGCGGCGCGAGAGGCGGGATGGAGCGGGAGGCGGAGGACCTGTTCGGGTCGTTCGACGCCATGGTGCGCTTCGTGGGCGGGATCGCCCCCGCGGGAGAGGAGCGGCTGCGCAAGCTGGACGCGCTGGAGGGGCTGCGCCGGATGCTCACCGCTCGCGGGGTGCTCCCGGGGTGGTGGTACGACCTGCGCGACCGGGTGGAGAGCGGCGAGCTGTGA